A section of the Spirosoma pollinicola genome encodes:
- a CDS encoding tagaturonate reductase, with the protein MAKLTRSTHPAPVFPEKILQFGTGVLLRGLPDYLVQKANNEGRFEGSIVVVKSTDSQTDEFSEQDNLYTVAVRGFQQGQEVTENVIVSAISRVLAAQTQWSEVLKLARNPKLQIIVSNTTEIGLNYVEESIFQNPPQSFPAKLTSFLYERFRSVGGSKAKGLVVIPTELVTDNGLKLRDAVERLAQFNELGKLFTKWLKFHVRFCNSLVDRIVTRPTDDSQKILQQEVGYEDSLLTFTEPYYLWAIEGDDRVRETLSFAGPSSPQIIIDEDINFYKERKLRVLNGTHTLTMPLGYLLGLETVADEMRHPTMSKFIESLMLNEIVPTVPHYDIPGMDKAAVTQFANDVLDRFRNPHLDHLLLKISLQQTAKMQARNVATLQRYYEQTHEVPKLMALGFAAYLLFMKVVREEHGQFFGEIALASGGSLNYPIQDDKAGYFYGDWKTVKERAPATVQTFVQSVLSDKTLWQTDLTTLPGFSDAVAKDLNLLLTKGVVKTLESAVA; encoded by the coding sequence ATGGCTAAATTAACCCGTTCGACCCACCCCGCTCCCGTTTTTCCCGAAAAGATTCTGCAATTCGGTACCGGCGTTCTTTTACGCGGATTACCCGATTATTTGGTTCAAAAAGCGAATAATGAAGGTCGATTCGAGGGCTCCATAGTTGTTGTCAAATCGACGGATAGTCAGACTGATGAATTTTCAGAACAGGATAACCTGTATACGGTTGCTGTTCGGGGTTTTCAGCAAGGACAGGAAGTTACCGAGAATGTGATAGTATCGGCCATTAGTCGGGTATTGGCAGCCCAAACCCAATGGAGTGAAGTGCTGAAGCTGGCCCGAAATCCTAAATTACAGATCATCGTTTCCAATACCACCGAAATTGGGCTGAACTACGTTGAAGAAAGCATTTTCCAGAATCCACCTCAGTCATTTCCGGCGAAATTAACGTCATTTCTGTACGAGCGCTTCCGTAGCGTTGGCGGGTCAAAAGCCAAAGGGCTGGTTGTTATTCCAACCGAACTGGTAACCGACAACGGGCTGAAACTACGCGATGCCGTTGAACGGCTGGCGCAATTCAATGAGTTGGGCAAGTTGTTTACCAAATGGCTAAAGTTCCACGTTCGGTTTTGTAATTCGCTCGTCGACCGCATCGTTACCCGCCCAACAGACGATTCCCAGAAAATATTGCAGCAGGAGGTTGGCTATGAAGATTCGTTGCTCACCTTCACCGAGCCTTACTACCTGTGGGCCATTGAGGGCGACGACCGCGTTCGGGAAACTCTGTCCTTTGCAGGCCCATCCAGCCCTCAGATAATTATTGACGAAGACATCAATTTTTATAAAGAGCGCAAGCTTCGGGTGCTGAACGGCACGCATACACTCACTATGCCATTGGGCTATTTGTTAGGACTGGAAACGGTAGCCGACGAAATGCGCCACCCGACTATGAGCAAGTTTATCGAGTCGTTGATGCTTAACGAAATTGTGCCGACAGTACCCCATTACGACATTCCGGGTATGGATAAAGCCGCCGTGACGCAGTTTGCCAACGATGTGCTTGATCGGTTTCGCAACCCTCACCTCGATCATTTATTACTTAAAATCTCGCTGCAACAAACCGCCAAAATGCAGGCTCGCAATGTAGCTACGCTGCAACGGTATTACGAACAAACCCATGAGGTACCCAAACTGATGGCGTTGGGCTTTGCTGCTTACCTGCTTTTCATGAAAGTGGTTCGGGAAGAACATGGACAGTTTTTCGGCGAAATTGCCCTGGCAAGTGGAGGTAGTCTTAACTACCCAATTCAGGACGATAAAGCCGGGTATTTTTATGGTGACTGGAAAACCGTAAAAGAGCGCGCTCCGGCAACGGTACAAACGTTTGTGCAAAGTGTACTGTCAGACAAAACACTTTGGCAAACCGATCTGACGACCCTGCCGGGTTTCAGCGACGCCGTTGCCAAAGACCTGAATTTATTGCTGACTAAAGGTGTGGTCAAAACGCTGGAAAGTGCGGTAGCGTAA
- a CDS encoding sugar ABC transporter ATP-binding protein translates to MGVDQAYILRVSGLTKSFSGVKALDNVQLSLKQGEVHAVMGENGAGKSTFMKLLIGLLKPDSGEIIFDGNDLTASNVHDILKKGISMIHQEILAVPELTVAQNIFLGRETKTNLFSWLNDREITQQAGQLLEQMGLHIQPTAKMKSLSVAERQMVEIAKAISNNAKVIIMDEPTSALADHEVATLFGIINDLKTKGVAIIYISHKMDEIFAISDTITVLRDGKYIATKAASELDARSLITLMVGRELDTLFPDTVSKKGEEILSVKDISSAGKFSDISFTVHAGEVLGLAGLMGAGRTEIARAIFGLDRLTSGEIYLNGQKTDIQSPHDAIRQGIGYVSEDRKAFGFIPRLSVRHNITLSSLPQHVRGGFIQPKSESATTESMMADLRIKASSQQQQVTFLSGGNQQKVIIGKVLLSNPDLVILDEPTRGIDVGAKAEIYKLINQLTAKGIAVIMISSELPEILGMSDRVLVLSKGKQTAMLSRADATQEMIMHYAMQP, encoded by the coding sequence ATGGGTGTCGATCAGGCGTATATTCTCAGGGTATCTGGACTCACGAAATCATTTTCGGGTGTAAAAGCGCTGGATAATGTTCAGTTAAGCCTTAAACAGGGCGAAGTTCACGCGGTGATGGGCGAAAACGGGGCAGGTAAATCCACGTTCATGAAGTTGTTGATCGGGCTCCTCAAACCAGACTCCGGCGAAATCATTTTTGACGGAAACGACTTAACTGCCAGCAACGTCCACGATATACTAAAGAAGGGTATCTCCATGATTCATCAGGAAATTCTGGCGGTTCCGGAATTGACTGTTGCTCAAAACATTTTTCTGGGTCGAGAAACAAAAACCAACCTGTTTAGCTGGTTAAACGACCGGGAAATTACGCAGCAAGCGGGCCAACTGCTGGAGCAGATGGGGTTACACATACAGCCCACAGCCAAAATGAAGTCCCTGAGCGTGGCCGAAAGGCAAATGGTTGAAATCGCCAAAGCCATTTCGAATAACGCCAAAGTGATTATCATGGATGAGCCAACCTCAGCCCTCGCCGACCATGAGGTGGCAACCCTGTTTGGCATCATTAACGACCTTAAAACCAAGGGAGTCGCGATTATTTATATCTCGCATAAGATGGACGAGATTTTCGCTATTTCCGATACCATCACCGTGTTGAGAGATGGGAAATACATTGCAACCAAAGCCGCTTCGGAACTTGACGCCCGTTCACTAATCACGCTGATGGTTGGCCGTGAACTTGATACGCTGTTCCCGGATACGGTCAGTAAAAAAGGCGAAGAGATTCTATCGGTAAAAGACATTAGCAGCGCCGGTAAATTTTCTGATATAAGCTTTACTGTTCATGCCGGAGAAGTGCTTGGGCTTGCGGGTCTGATGGGTGCCGGACGCACTGAAATCGCCCGCGCCATTTTTGGATTAGATCGCCTGACAAGTGGCGAAATTTACCTGAACGGCCAGAAAACAGACATACAGTCTCCGCACGACGCTATTCGGCAGGGCATTGGCTATGTGAGCGAAGACCGGAAAGCTTTCGGGTTTATCCCCCGTTTATCGGTCAGGCACAACATCACCTTATCTAGCTTACCACAGCATGTTCGGGGCGGTTTTATTCAACCCAAAAGCGAGTCGGCAACGACCGAATCGATGATGGCCGACCTACGAATTAAAGCGTCCAGCCAACAGCAACAGGTGACGTTTTTGAGTGGCGGCAACCAGCAAAAAGTAATTATTGGTAAAGTGCTTCTTTCTAATCCAGACCTGGTTATCCTCGACGAACCAACCCGAGGCATCGACGTTGGGGCCAAAGCCGAGATTTATAAACTAATCAATCAGTTGACGGCCAAAGGTATAGCGGTGATCATGATCTCGTCGGAGCTACCCGAAATACTGGGTATGAGCGACCGGGTGCTGGTGCTGTCGAAAGGGAAGCAGACCGCGATGCTCTCCCGGGCCGACGCTACACAGGAAATGATTATGCACTACGCGATGCAACCTTAA
- a CDS encoding HIT family protein, producing the protein MPSIFSRIVAGEIPAHKIAETDDYLAFLDVMPTTTGHTLVIPKKEVDYLFDLDDDLYMGLMAFAKKVAPAIEKAVPCKRIGVAVVGLEVPHAHVHLIPLNSMADMNFNNKMKPSQDDLTVTAAKIRSFL; encoded by the coding sequence ATGCCGTCTATTTTCTCCCGAATCGTTGCTGGTGAGATTCCAGCCCACAAAATTGCCGAAACGGACGATTATCTGGCTTTCCTGGATGTCATGCCGACCACAACGGGGCATACGCTGGTTATCCCTAAAAAAGAAGTCGATTATCTATTCGATCTGGATGACGACCTCTATATGGGCCTCATGGCGTTTGCTAAAAAGGTGGCTCCGGCTATCGAGAAAGCGGTTCCCTGTAAGCGTATTGGCGTGGCGGTGGTGGGTCTGGAAGTGCCACATGCGCACGTTCACCTTATTCCGCTCAACTCTATGGCCGACATGAATTTTAACAATAAAATGAAGCCAAGTCAGGATGATTTAACCGTAACAGCAGCGAAAATAAGGAGTTTCTTGTAA
- a CDS encoding MBL fold metallo-hydrolase, translated as MELFITSLNSGSNGNCYYVGNEQEAVLIDAGISCRETERRMARLGLSMHTVKAIFVSHEHGDHIRGIPQLAKKYQLPVYITPGTLNNSGLPQLGFPLRPLRGYEPVWVGELCVTAFPKRHDAADPHSFIVAGRNTVVGVFTDIGAPCEHLIHHFKQCHAAFLEANYDEEMLEKGRYPYFLKNRIRGGNGHLSNQQALDLFKTHKPAFMSHILLSHLSKDNNCPDLTKELFSLHRANTEVIVASRFEETPVYSVRA; from the coding sequence ATGGAATTGTTTATTACCTCGTTAAATTCGGGCAGCAACGGTAATTGTTATTACGTTGGCAATGAGCAGGAAGCTGTTTTAATCGACGCGGGCATCTCGTGCCGGGAAACCGAACGAAGAATGGCCCGGCTCGGCCTGTCGATGCATACCGTAAAAGCTATTTTCGTTTCTCACGAGCATGGCGACCACATTAGAGGTATTCCTCAACTGGCCAAAAAATATCAGTTGCCGGTTTATATAACTCCCGGCACCCTGAATAATTCGGGCTTGCCGCAACTGGGTTTTCCACTGCGCCCGTTGCGGGGCTATGAGCCTGTTTGGGTTGGCGAGCTCTGCGTTACGGCTTTCCCGAAGCGGCACGATGCGGCCGATCCGCACAGCTTTATTGTGGCAGGACGAAATACGGTCGTGGGCGTATTTACCGACATTGGTGCCCCCTGCGAACACCTTATTCACCACTTCAAGCAATGTCATGCGGCCTTTCTGGAGGCTAATTATGATGAGGAAATGCTGGAAAAAGGGCGGTATCCGTATTTCCTGAAGAATCGAATCAGAGGGGGCAACGGACACTTATCCAATCAGCAGGCTCTGGATCTATTCAAGACCCATAAACCTGCTTTCATGAGCCATATATTGCTGTCGCACCTGTCGAAAGACAACAACTGCCCCGATCTGACAAAGGAGCTATTCTCCCTCCATCGGGCTAATACCGAGGTTATTGTGGCCTCCCGCTTTGAAGAAACGCCGGTTTATTCCGTTAGGGCGTAA
- a CDS encoding AAA family ATPase, with protein MKQVKAMNPVLITEPSTSIYNEENRRLPFCIKKIVIINAQDIIESRVENIPIDTNWVFISGENGFGKTTFLRAIAVGLCGLHNDIVSLKKGPFDYPFIGIEFINNNSNTINNLWPKDDNGFYSFKYLACYGPSRLQIQSKMSQNEVAEKSTTTYGLFNPDGILLNIESKLIEWHLENNVRLDQVKALFKAVIPNLADIIVRKNEQDDYEVLYVEQAEEDETTTFDPVPFNQLAAGFRSIIGLIGDLLIRFIRKQPHVNQLSELAGIVLIDELENHLHPKWQYQLPTLLSKVFPNIQFIAATHSVIPILGAPKNSVFLKLDRSKEKGITVERIDIDVANLLPNSILTSPIFDMDTIRPIANEDIGKLRTEDTYDEVVANDAIDKQLRELDNDPSQYPALLQE; from the coding sequence ATGAAACAAGTCAAAGCCATGAATCCTGTGCTCATTACAGAACCTTCTACTAGTATTTATAATGAGGAAAATCGGCGTTTACCGTTTTGTATTAAAAAGATCGTAATCATTAACGCTCAAGATATCATTGAGAGTCGGGTAGAAAATATCCCGATTGACACAAATTGGGTTTTTATTAGTGGAGAGAATGGCTTTGGGAAAACCACATTCTTACGTGCTATTGCAGTCGGATTGTGTGGTTTGCATAATGATATAGTAAGTTTAAAGAAAGGCCCTTTTGACTACCCGTTCATAGGTATAGAGTTTATCAACAATAACAGTAATACTATTAATAATTTATGGCCAAAAGATGATAATGGCTTTTATTCTTTTAAATACCTAGCCTGCTACGGTCCCTCTCGCTTGCAAATTCAATCCAAAATGAGCCAGAACGAAGTAGCAGAAAAAAGTACTACGACGTATGGTTTATTTAATCCAGATGGAATTCTGCTTAATATCGAAAGCAAGCTTATCGAATGGCATCTGGAAAATAATGTACGTTTAGATCAGGTTAAAGCACTATTCAAAGCAGTAATTCCTAATTTGGCTGACATCATAGTGCGAAAGAATGAGCAGGACGATTATGAAGTGCTATATGTAGAGCAAGCAGAAGAAGATGAAACAACTACATTTGACCCCGTCCCATTCAATCAGTTAGCGGCTGGCTTCCGAAGTATCATCGGTTTAATAGGTGATTTATTGATTCGGTTCATTAGAAAGCAACCTCATGTCAACCAGTTGAGTGAACTGGCAGGTATCGTGCTGATTGACGAACTGGAAAATCATTTACATCCCAAATGGCAGTATCAATTACCTACTTTACTATCAAAGGTCTTTCCCAATATCCAATTTATTGCTGCTACCCACAGCGTTATTCCCATTCTCGGAGCACCTAAAAACTCGGTTTTTCTAAAATTAGACCGTTCTAAAGAGAAGGGCATTACGGTTGAGCGCATAGACATAGACGTAGCCAATTTGCTACCTAATTCTATTCTGACCTCGCCAATTTTCGATATGGACACGATCAGGCCAATCGCGAATGAGGATATAGGAAAGTTAAGAACGGAAGATACGTATGACGAAGTAGTAGCCAACGATGCCATAGATAAACAACTTCGCGAACTTGACAACGATCCTTCTCAATATCCAGCCCTTCTTCAGGAATAA
- a CDS encoding HNH endonuclease, whose product MIRVQKDFDAPPTGLVSESCQAQQQKALTEKATHNFSGYYYRDSTIKTLRRIYSHKCGYCETHESAGASLRVDHYRPKAGVKDVPGHEGYYWLAYEWSNLVLSCEKCNGRKLHNFPLQDEANRVSVPTLTNNGLPISDCCRADKTILLAEHPLLLNPELDNPDEHLIFRPNGTIDAKTERGKKSIELYFLERDELITNRKNMTDDVVEDLKKHLLNFLSREINEQTYRYVTQGVYERAALNRQTDKAYSRVANALFDDFETFVVSQFPSGQQAYIRQSFQLYQQGKLWPIPK is encoded by the coding sequence ATGATTCGCGTACAAAAAGATTTCGACGCTCCACCTACGGGGCTTGTCAGTGAGTCGTGCCAGGCACAGCAACAAAAAGCACTTACAGAAAAAGCCACACACAATTTCAGCGGGTATTACTATCGTGACAGTACGATTAAAACGCTACGAAGAATATACAGTCATAAATGTGGTTATTGTGAAACGCATGAATCAGCCGGAGCATCGTTGCGCGTAGATCATTACCGCCCTAAAGCTGGTGTTAAAGATGTTCCTGGCCATGAAGGTTATTATTGGCTGGCATACGAATGGAGTAACCTCGTTTTAAGTTGCGAAAAATGTAATGGTAGAAAGCTACATAATTTTCCCTTACAGGACGAAGCCAACCGCGTTTCAGTGCCTACCCTTACTAATAATGGCTTACCCATAAGCGACTGTTGCCGTGCCGACAAGACGATATTACTTGCCGAACACCCATTACTGCTCAATCCCGAATTAGACAATCCTGACGAGCATCTCATTTTTCGGCCCAACGGAACAATTGATGCGAAAACAGAGAGGGGGAAAAAATCAATTGAGTTGTACTTTCTGGAACGAGACGAACTCATCACGAATCGTAAGAATATGACGGACGACGTAGTAGAGGACTTAAAAAAACACTTGCTCAACTTTCTCAGCCGCGAGATTAATGAACAGACATATCGTTATGTAACGCAGGGTGTTTATGAAAGAGCTGCGTTGAATCGGCAGACGGATAAAGCTTACTCCCGAGTGGCGAACGCCCTATTTGATGATTTTGAAACCTTTGTTGTGTCTCAGTTCCCTTCTGGACAGCAGGCGTATATCAGGCAAAGTTTTCAATTATATCAGCAGGGAAAATTATGGCCTATTCCTAAATAG
- a CDS encoding polysaccharide deacetylase family protein, protein MKLFLYCLFLTTLSHLTSLAQTETYAEKLGFPKGKKVVIFHVDDAGMSYESNVGTMNALDKGIANSTSVMMPCGWVPQFFDYLKQHPTVDAGVHLTLTSEWNNYRWSPLVGRDKAPGLYDEQGAFWHSVAQVVEHASADEVEAEIRAQLARYRAFGVQPTHMDSHMGTLFEPKFIMRYVKVAIEEKIPVLFPAGHATLIFKANNVPVQMQQLAQQVGKQLWDAGLPVLDDLDGTSYGWNLPTGTPVTDANIQKNKTQKFIELLNSAKPGLTYIIMHCTAPTPIFDQISGSGQSRKGDMLAMMDPALKAFVEKEGIIVTTWRELMERRKTKSERAKE, encoded by the coding sequence ATGAAACTATTCCTTTACTGTCTTTTCCTGACCACGCTTAGCCACTTGACAAGCCTTGCCCAAACCGAAACCTATGCCGAGAAACTGGGCTTCCCGAAAGGAAAGAAGGTTGTTATTTTTCACGTCGATGATGCCGGGATGAGCTACGAATCGAATGTGGGCACCATGAACGCGCTCGATAAAGGTATTGCCAACTCGACCAGCGTGATGATGCCCTGCGGGTGGGTGCCGCAATTTTTCGATTACCTCAAACAACATCCAACCGTCGATGCGGGCGTTCACCTGACGCTCACGTCGGAGTGGAACAATTACCGATGGTCACCGTTGGTGGGACGGGATAAAGCACCCGGCTTGTACGATGAACAGGGTGCTTTCTGGCATTCGGTGGCGCAGGTCGTTGAGCACGCATCTGCCGATGAAGTAGAAGCTGAAATCAGGGCTCAACTGGCGCGGTATCGGGCGTTTGGCGTACAACCGACCCATATGGATTCGCATATGGGCACGCTCTTTGAACCTAAATTCATTATGCGCTATGTGAAAGTAGCCATCGAAGAAAAAATTCCGGTGCTGTTTCCGGCTGGCCATGCTACACTGATCTTTAAAGCCAATAACGTACCCGTTCAGATGCAACAACTCGCTCAGCAAGTTGGCAAGCAACTGTGGGACGCGGGCCTGCCTGTTCTGGACGACCTCGACGGTACAAGCTACGGCTGGAACCTGCCCACCGGCACACCCGTTACCGACGCGAACATCCAGAAAAACAAAACCCAAAAGTTCATTGAACTCCTCAACTCAGCAAAACCGGGTCTGACATACATAATTATGCATTGTACCGCTCCAACGCCAATATTCGATCAGATAAGCGGTTCCGGTCAATCCCGCAAAGGCGATATGCTGGCCATGATGGACCCTGCTCTAAAGGCATTCGTCGAAAAGGAAGGAATTATTGTAACAACCTGGCGGGAGTTGATGGAACGACGTAAAACAAAGAGTGAAAGAGCGAAAGAATGA
- a CDS encoding dihydrofolate reductase, giving the protein MKISLISAVAQNGVIGRNNDMVWHLPDDYAFFKRKTSHHPIIMGRKSLDALGKPLPNRTNIVITRNPDFIASGVTVVHTLDDAITEAKKAVGATDEIFVIGGAEIYKMALPIATTLYLTEIHQAYEGDAYFPAFDKSEWTEVSRHPHPIDERHAAAFDFVEYERR; this is encoded by the coding sequence ATGAAAATCAGTTTAATTTCTGCCGTTGCACAAAACGGCGTTATCGGTCGCAATAACGATATGGTCTGGCATTTGCCTGACGACTATGCGTTCTTCAAACGCAAGACTAGCCATCACCCTATCATAATGGGTCGAAAGTCGCTGGATGCGCTCGGCAAACCGCTGCCCAATCGCACGAATATTGTCATTACCCGCAACCCGGATTTCATCGCATCTGGTGTTACTGTCGTACACACCCTTGATGATGCGATTACGGAAGCAAAAAAAGCGGTCGGTGCCACCGACGAGATATTCGTCATTGGTGGAGCCGAGATCTATAAAATGGCCTTGCCCATTGCCACAACGCTTTACCTGACCGAAATCCATCAGGCTTATGAAGGCGACGCCTATTTCCCAGCTTTCGACAAAAGCGAGTGGACCGAAGTTAGCCGACACCCGCACCCCATCGACGAGCGCCATGCCGCTGCTTTTGATTTTGTGGAATATGAACGACGTTAA
- the greA gene encoding transcription elongation factor GreA — protein MAKISYYTEEGLNRLKAELVELKTKGRTAIAHQIAEARDKGDLSENAEYDAAKDAQGLHELKISKLEEVLSNARVLDESTIDTSLVSILSKVKIKNTKSGAEMLYTLVSEEEADLKAGRISVGSPIGKGLLGKRVGDTAEIKVPAGVLEFKVMEIARQFE, from the coding sequence ATGGCAAAGATTTCATATTACACAGAAGAAGGACTCAACAGACTCAAAGCCGAATTGGTTGAGTTAAAAACGAAAGGACGGACTGCCATTGCGCATCAAATTGCCGAAGCACGCGATAAAGGGGATCTCAGCGAAAACGCCGAGTACGATGCGGCAAAAGATGCACAGGGCTTACACGAACTAAAAATATCGAAACTCGAAGAGGTTCTCTCGAATGCCCGTGTTCTCGACGAATCGACCATTGATACTTCACTCGTGTCGATTCTGTCGAAAGTCAAAATCAAGAATACGAAAAGCGGAGCCGAAATGCTCTACACGCTGGTTTCTGAAGAAGAAGCAGACCTGAAAGCTGGCCGGATTTCGGTAGGTTCTCCCATAGGAAAAGGGTTGCTCGGCAAGCGCGTTGGCGATACGGCCGAGATTAAAGTACCGGCTGGCGTACTCGAATTTAAAGTAATGGAAATTGCCCGGCAGTTTGAGTAA
- a CDS encoding sugar kinase, giving the protein MKIVTFGEVMLRLSPPGVERFAQTDTLDMHFGGTEANVAVSLAQFGLQAAHVTRFPDHALGRAASGYLRKYAVDTQHIRYGDGRLGLYFLETGAGSRASRIIYDRVNSAFARIRPDDIDWESILAGASWFHWTGITSALSQGAADCLLAGIQTANRLGVPVSTDIVYRSNLWQYGRTPQEIMPALTAGCTLVLGSKNLFSELYGVVGSTFQESGRALMKRFPNVRYVTDTKRKSISASHNQLSAKLFDGETVYKSRIHDINPITDRIGTGDAYMAGLIYGLLTFNDLQRAIEFGTAASALKHTISGDVNLSTIAEVETLASGDTSGKLKR; this is encoded by the coding sequence ATGAAAATTGTCACTTTTGGCGAAGTTATGCTTCGATTAAGTCCTCCCGGTGTTGAGCGGTTTGCGCAAACAGACACGCTGGATATGCACTTCGGCGGCACCGAAGCCAACGTAGCCGTATCCCTGGCTCAGTTTGGTTTACAGGCGGCTCATGTAACCCGTTTCCCAGACCATGCCCTTGGGCGGGCGGCTTCGGGTTATCTGCGCAAGTATGCTGTTGATACGCAACATATACGCTACGGGGATGGACGATTGGGCCTTTATTTCCTGGAAACGGGCGCCGGTAGTCGGGCTAGCCGAATTATTTATGACCGGGTCAATTCGGCCTTCGCACGTATTCGTCCTGATGACATTGATTGGGAGTCGATACTGGCGGGTGCTTCGTGGTTTCACTGGACAGGCATCACCTCTGCCCTTTCGCAGGGTGCCGCCGATTGTTTGCTGGCGGGCATCCAAACCGCAAACCGGCTGGGCGTTCCGGTTTCAACCGATATTGTTTACCGCAGCAATTTGTGGCAGTATGGCCGAACACCCCAGGAAATTATGCCCGCTCTCACCGCAGGCTGTACCCTGGTATTAGGTAGTAAAAACCTGTTCTCTGAACTATATGGTGTTGTGGGCAGCACCTTTCAGGAATCGGGGCGGGCACTGATGAAACGGTTTCCGAATGTGCGTTACGTTACCGATACCAAACGAAAATCCATCAGCGCATCGCACAATCAACTGTCGGCCAAATTGTTCGATGGCGAAACCGTCTATAAATCAAGAATACATGATATAAACCCCATCACAGATCGGATTGGTACAGGAGATGCTTATATGGCCGGGTTGATTTATGGCCTACTCACCTTTAACGACCTGCAACGAGCAATAGAATTTGGTACAGCAGCTTCGGCACTAAAGCATACTATTTCAGGCGACGTAAATCTGTCAACTATTGCCGAGGTCGAGACATTGGCAAGTGGCGACACTTCCGGCAAATTGAAGCGATAA
- the fmt gene encoding methionyl-tRNA formyltransferase yields the protein MPQPLRIVFMGTPDFAVASLQRLLGAGCQVVAVVTAPDRPSGRGLQLTPSPVKKAAEAVNLPVLQPEKLRDPAFLEQLASYQADLQIVVAFRMLPEVVWSMPTIGTFNLHGSLLPQYRGAAPINWAIINGETETGVTTFFIEKEIDTGQMIFQDYEPIYPDDNAGTVHDRLMERGANLVLKTVHAIEAGAYPRTPQPSADDLKPAPKLSRESTEINWNQPAITIRNFVRGLSPYPAAWTKINGKVFKVYSVSLANESPFAAEPAEAYSDNKKIILVRAEDGWLQIDALQAEGKRRMTAEEFLRGNKL from the coding sequence ATGCCTCAGCCGCTTCGCATTGTGTTTATGGGTACGCCCGATTTTGCCGTTGCCAGCCTGCAACGGCTGCTTGGCGCCGGTTGTCAGGTTGTGGCGGTTGTTACCGCCCCCGACCGTCCCTCCGGTCGTGGACTACAACTTACGCCATCGCCCGTTAAAAAAGCCGCCGAAGCCGTCAATTTACCGGTTCTTCAACCCGAAAAATTACGCGACCCTGCTTTTTTGGAACAACTAGCCAGCTATCAGGCTGATTTACAGATTGTCGTTGCCTTTAGAATGTTGCCCGAGGTCGTTTGGTCAATGCCCACAATTGGCACCTTTAATTTACATGGATCACTATTGCCCCAGTATCGGGGGGCAGCGCCGATCAACTGGGCTATTATTAACGGAGAAACCGAGACGGGTGTTACAACTTTTTTTATTGAAAAAGAGATTGACACTGGCCAGATGATTTTTCAGGATTATGAACCCATCTACCCCGATGACAATGCCGGAACAGTTCACGACCGGCTGATGGAGCGCGGGGCTAATCTGGTGCTAAAAACGGTTCACGCCATCGAAGCGGGTGCGTATCCGCGCACGCCCCAGCCCAGCGCCGACGATCTTAAACCCGCCCCGAAACTCAGCCGCGAATCCACCGAAATCAACTGGAATCAACCGGCGATTACGATTCGGAATTTTGTGCGTGGCCTGTCGCCCTACCCAGCGGCCTGGACAAAAATCAACGGAAAGGTTTTCAAGGTTTATTCGGTGTCTTTGGCCAATGAGTCCCCTTTTGCCGCTGAGCCTGCCGAAGCGTATTCTGACAATAAAAAAATTATTCTTGTGCGGGCAGAAGATGGCTGGTTGCAAATTGACGCGCTACAGGCAGAAGGCAAACGACGCATGACGGCTGAGGAGTTTTTGCGGGGGAATAAATTGTAA